A single genomic interval of uncultured Desulfobulbus sp. harbors:
- a CDS encoding tyrosine-type recombinase/integrase: MAEQHWIPANYHSSEWAAVLQEKYSSVNFPLDAPDEARFLRSPPSSPPQSDWSPPDGCTSKKHQEVDHLCSRLTGTGLIGADLAVTYLREKYRKNNSIFTIKQAAYVVLSFLQFLDKTGANIFSVTRQDICAFVEHGQDRGLKANSVICNLRSVYTFLIFLVERKILPLAVLSKKIRLKPPDSLPRAIPSEHVDLLLSATGNPRNHALVLLLLRTGLRIGELLNVKISDIVLPERKILIYLAEKNDQGRVVYFSSDADSALREWLKRRDLQKDYLFYSPRNEKISYAAARKAFVQILKRADLSHYGYSFHCLRHTFATDMLNAGLRIEVLQQILGHQSIEMTLRYARLSDATRENEYLRAMTVIEKGGQNASHRISTQLQAVFEEKKLFTSHRKKLSA; this comes from the coding sequence ATGGCCGAACAACATTGGATACCTGCCAATTATCACTCCAGCGAGTGGGCCGCTGTTCTGCAGGAAAAATACAGCTCCGTCAATTTTCCTTTAGACGCCCCAGACGAAGCAAGATTCCTAAGATCCCCTCCAAGCTCTCCACCTCAATCAGACTGGTCACCACCTGACGGATGCACCAGCAAAAAACATCAAGAAGTCGATCATCTTTGTTCTCGGCTCACAGGTACTGGTCTGATCGGAGCTGACCTCGCCGTGACCTATCTTCGAGAAAAATATCGTAAAAACAACTCGATTTTCACCATAAAACAGGCCGCCTATGTAGTCTTATCCTTCCTGCAGTTCTTGGACAAAACAGGTGCCAATATTTTCAGCGTTACCCGTCAAGATATCTGTGCCTTCGTCGAGCATGGGCAGGATCGTGGGTTGAAGGCAAACTCGGTAATATGCAATTTAAGAAGTGTGTACACGTTTCTTATCTTCCTGGTTGAACGAAAGATTCTTCCACTGGCAGTTCTATCTAAAAAGATTCGACTGAAGCCACCTGACTCTTTACCCAGAGCTATTCCGTCGGAACATGTCGACCTTTTGCTTTCAGCCACCGGCAACCCTCGAAATCACGCCTTGGTCCTTCTTTTACTGCGGACAGGCCTGAGAATTGGCGAATTGCTCAATGTGAAAATCTCAGACATCGTTCTCCCGGAAAGGAAGATCTTGATTTACCTGGCAGAAAAAAATGACCAGGGTCGTGTGGTTTACTTCAGCTCAGATGCTGACTCTGCCCTTCGCGAATGGCTGAAAAGAAGGGACCTGCAAAAGGACTATCTTTTCTACAGTCCGCGAAATGAGAAAATATCATATGCGGCAGCGAGAAAGGCATTTGTTCAAATTCTCAAAAGGGCCGATTTATCCCACTATGGGTACAGCTTCCATTGCCTGCGCCACACTTTTGCCACAGACATGCTCAACGCCGGATTACGGATAGAGGTCTTACAACAAATCCTTGGTCACCAATCAATCGAAATGACCTTACGCTATGCAAGGCTATCAGATGCTACACGTGAAAATGAATATCTCCGTGCTATGACCGTTATTGAAAAAGGAGGGCAAAATGCATCTCACAGAATCAGTACTCAATTACAGGCGGTATTTGAAGAGAAAAAATTATTCACCTCACACCGTAAAAAATTATCTGCATAG
- a CDS encoding tyrosine-type recombinase/integrase, whose product MDNPVGKGLLLRVAKPLPRHLRDVDIPRFFEVVTRSRDQAIFMLMLRCGLRVEEVADLTLDAIDYQRNRILVKSGKGGKDRVVFISNDATDALAAYLRIRFHTNEQKVFLVEKGPLKGKPISVRGIQKRIEYYSKKSGIAVSCHQLRHTMATQLLNADADLVTIQYLLGHTRIKTTMRYCHLSNMKAQRDYYRAVDRIIEKSKSTPAENAEN is encoded by the coding sequence GTGGATAATCCAGTTGGTAAAGGTTTATTGCTACGGGTTGCCAAGCCGTTACCCCGGCATTTGAGGGACGTTGATATTCCGCGATTTTTTGAGGTGGTCACCAGAAGTCGGGATCAGGCAATATTTATGCTTATGTTACGTTGTGGCCTTAGAGTTGAAGAGGTGGCAGATCTCACACTCGATGCCATTGATTATCAACGAAACCGGATCCTGGTCAAATCGGGTAAAGGAGGTAAGGACAGGGTCGTTTTTATCAGCAACGATGCCACAGACGCACTGGCAGCGTATTTGCGGATAAGGTTTCACACGAATGAACAGAAAGTCTTTTTAGTTGAGAAAGGCCCCCTTAAAGGAAAGCCCATATCGGTTCGAGGCATCCAAAAACGAATTGAGTACTATTCAAAGAAAAGTGGGATAGCCGTTTCCTGCCACCAATTGCGGCATACCATGGCAACCCAACTCCTCAATGCTGATGCAGATTTGGTCACCATTCAATATTTGCTCGGCCATACAAGAATCAAAACGACCATGAGGTATTGTCATCTTTCCAATATGAAAGCACAGCGTGATTATTATAGGGCCGTTGACAGAATAATAGAAAAAAGCAAAAGCACACCCGCAGAGAATGCGGAGAATTAA
- a CDS encoding helix-turn-helix transcriptional regulator: MSNKINLKTDNIGLRLLSYRQDKGLTGKQFAEIIGISQGSLSELENGKRDPSGKVFQGLVENTDIDISWLITGKQTEKLRIESSKIGKFEILNQVEEWLSEIVKENPKKEVWFEVEFEEKFQEFKKWKEEKENQAIERDYATNRKVA, encoded by the coding sequence ATGTCAAATAAAATAAATTTGAAAACAGATAATATCGGGTTGAGACTTCTATCCTACCGGCAGGATAAAGGTCTAACAGGAAAGCAATTTGCTGAAATTATAGGGATTTCTCAGGGGTCACTTTCTGAATTAGAAAATGGGAAAAGAGATCCTTCGGGTAAGGTTTTTCAGGGACTGGTTGAGAATACTGATATCGACATCAGTTGGCTAATAACCGGAAAACAAACAGAAAAACTTAGAATTGAATCGTCAAAAATAGGAAAATTTGAAATTCTGAACCAAGTTGAAGAGTGGTTAAGTGAAATAGTGAAAGAAAATCCGAAAAAGGAAGTTTGGTTTGAAGTTGAATTCGAAGAAAAATTTCAAGAATTCAAAAAATGGAAGGAAGAAAAGGAAAATCAAGCGATTGAAAGAGACTACGCTACGAATCGTAAGGTTGCATAA
- a CDS encoding zonular occludens toxin domain-containing protein gives MIIGFAGTPGSGKTYEAVKKITDNLQMGRVVYTNIDGMADPECLEMIKSYCGLSDLALCKQLHFLEDHQLADFWMHIEPGCLVVLDEVQKVFSSREWQTAKNNQFASWASTHRHNGFDVVLITQAVERVDSAVRSLLEWTYVFRKVNFFGGAIKKKYLCYAYGGDDTGGKPLSTNTRTYNEKIFHCYKSYVAKDVKELSIMQHVNVLKHPVFFAIPLVLAFTLYMLFSQSSLASGDLFGSKKVMTTHSKKNEHTSLPAATGTITPVVRNGQLVFTNRQGS, from the coding sequence ATGATCATTGGATTTGCTGGTACGCCCGGTTCGGGCAAGACGTACGAAGCGGTGAAGAAGATCACCGACAACCTGCAGATGGGCCGGGTTGTCTATACCAATATAGACGGCATGGCAGATCCGGAGTGCCTGGAAATGATCAAGAGCTACTGCGGCCTCTCCGATCTGGCACTCTGCAAGCAACTTCATTTCCTTGAAGACCACCAATTGGCCGATTTCTGGATGCACATAGAGCCCGGCTGCCTGGTGGTTCTTGATGAGGTTCAGAAAGTCTTCTCTTCCCGCGAATGGCAAACTGCAAAGAACAATCAATTTGCCTCCTGGGCCTCCACTCACCGCCACAACGGCTTTGACGTGGTGCTGATCACCCAGGCCGTGGAACGTGTGGACTCTGCCGTTCGTTCCCTCTTGGAATGGACCTATGTTTTTCGCAAGGTCAACTTCTTCGGCGGTGCGATCAAAAAGAAGTACCTCTGCTATGCCTACGGCGGCGATGATACCGGCGGCAAGCCCCTCTCAACGAATACCCGGACCTATAACGAGAAAATTTTTCACTGCTACAAGTCTTACGTGGCCAAGGACGTGAAGGAACTCTCCATCATGCAGCACGTCAACGTGTTGAAGCATCCGGTGTTCTTTGCAATCCCGCTTGTCCTCGCCTTTACCCTTTACATGCTGTTCAGCCAATCAAGCCTGGCCAGCGGTGACCTCTTCGGCTCCAAAAAGGTCATGACCACCCATTCCAAGAAAAACGAGCATACTTCCCTCCCTGCAGCAACCGGCACCATTACCCCCGTGGTCCGTAATGGCCAACTCGTGTTCACCAACCGTCAAGGATCATGA
- a CDS encoding phosphoadenosine phosphosulfate reductase family protein, which produces MNNVLSLSGGKDSTAMLHMMLERGEPIHSVVFFDTGWEFPEMHRHIDLVEQKTGIEIVRLTHPQGFAYWLNRRKVRTKKDQFDNEGNQTHKKGDVFRIGNGWPSPSRRWCTREKVNCITRYQKTVENCLPCIGYAVDELHRCKPGPQRYPLIEYGITEKQALEYCRKLGYTWGGLYDIFNRVSCWCCPLQSLPDLRSLRKYRPLLWAQLLKMDAQIPSPNRGFSGYKTVLDLENRFSTEDKLKPFYKGKVSRRMLRFIKPHSQQNFFSLI; this is translated from the coding sequence ATGAACAATGTTCTTTCTCTCTCCGGTGGAAAAGACTCCACCGCCATGCTGCACATGATGCTTGAGCGTGGAGAACCGATCCACTCTGTTGTTTTCTTTGACACTGGCTGGGAATTTCCGGAGATGCACAGGCATATCGACTTGGTGGAACAGAAAACAGGAATCGAAATTGTTCGTCTTACCCATCCCCAAGGATTTGCGTACTGGCTCAATAGACGGAAGGTACGCACCAAAAAGGATCAATTCGATAATGAAGGCAACCAGACCCACAAGAAAGGGGATGTCTTCAGGATCGGTAACGGTTGGCCATCTCCATCCCGCCGTTGGTGTACCCGTGAGAAAGTGAATTGCATTACTCGTTATCAAAAGACTGTCGAAAATTGTTTGCCGTGCATCGGTTACGCCGTCGATGAGTTACACCGTTGCAAACCCGGCCCGCAACGCTACCCACTCATTGAATACGGTATCACTGAAAAGCAAGCCCTCGAATACTGCCGCAAGCTTGGTTACACCTGGGGCGGGCTCTACGATATTTTCAACCGAGTATCATGCTGGTGTTGTCCGCTGCAATCCCTTCCCGATCTACGATCGCTTCGTAAATATCGTCCTCTGCTTTGGGCCCAGCTCCTCAAGATGGATGCCCAAATTCCCAGTCCTAATCGGGGTTTTTCCGGCTACAAAACCGTTCTCGATCTAGAAAACCGTTTTTCTACCGAGGATAAACTCAAGCCTTTTTATAAAGGCAAGGTATCCCGCAGAATGCTGCGTTTTATCAAACCGCATTCCCAGCAAAACTTTTTCTCACTTATTTGA
- a CDS encoding helix-turn-helix domain-containing protein, translated as MNMPSWGSLIAFPFPVSNTYLEISLPIFQHEMRKPMLVITEGKPGEGMTYPSLNNSFHDRFRQIRKELKLTQKAMAEKLSVSLSTLQRYEDSRVAPDATVLERLAHLGVDLHWLITGLPYYRPCSHDRPGAVFFAFRSGQFNEIESLLEEKGIPLYALHQMMENHLLGIIYSLKYLNEKPF; from the coding sequence ATGAATATGCCGTCCTGGGGCTCTCTCATCGCGTTCCCATTTCCCGTATCCAATACCTATTTGGAAATTAGCCTTCCTATTTTTCAACATGAAATGAGGAAACCAATGCTTGTCATAACTGAAGGAAAACCCGGCGAGGGAATGACCTACCCATCCCTAAACAATAGCTTCCATGATCGGTTCCGCCAGATCCGGAAGGAATTAAAACTGACCCAAAAAGCAATGGCTGAAAAACTGTCCGTCAGCCTAAGTACCTTGCAGCGGTATGAAGACAGTAGGGTAGCGCCGGACGCCACAGTCCTCGAACGCTTAGCCCACCTGGGCGTTGACCTTCATTGGCTGATCACCGGTTTGCCCTACTATCGTCCATGCTCCCATGATCGCCCTGGGGCCGTTTTCTTTGCTTTCCGCTCCGGACAATTCAACGAAATCGAATCTCTGCTGGAAGAAAAAGGCATTCCCCTCTATGCCCTCCATCAGATGATGGAAAACCATCTTCTCGGGATCATCTACAGCCTGAAATACCTCAACGAAAAGCCGTTCTGA
- a CDS encoding tyrosine-type recombinase/integrase has protein sequence MAGSVHFKTDRRQWVVAWNWQGKRYQISRYKGRLMTQTHPNKKKDQGYIDACRLLAQMQGDVENNVFRIEKYTGKRYTDVIPYFENWLETKTEKKPGTLRLYRSLFDNHIRPFFEEHPIQLHEIQLDTLDQLIASIKLASSSKHLCMSIFRAFLDYAWRSKRIPEVPPFPKKGEYGINEPKIKWLPETRQMAIINAIPEKHRLIFLFLKYHIRRPAEAMALHKTDYDRFNKAFHIRRGVSGGKLVTSTKTRAEHIVPCHRAMISDIERLVESDKGSPFLFVNRGKRYTEGVLSRIWAKACVEVGENIGLYAGLKHSSMSQFVNEKHLGLAEVQMISQHAKIESVYKYVSVDLNRQRELMETDVSKLFPEKKRGSK, from the coding sequence ATGGCTGGGTCAGTGCATTTTAAAACAGATCGCCGTCAGTGGGTGGTTGCCTGGAATTGGCAAGGTAAGCGTTATCAGATCAGCCGGTACAAAGGCCGATTGATGACGCAAACGCATCCCAATAAAAAAAAGGATCAGGGGTATATCGATGCCTGCCGACTTTTGGCGCAGATGCAGGGCGACGTTGAAAACAATGTCTTTCGTATTGAGAAATACACCGGTAAGAGATACACGGACGTTATCCCTTATTTTGAAAATTGGCTTGAGACGAAAACTGAAAAAAAGCCCGGCACCCTCCGCCTTTATCGTTCACTCTTTGATAACCACATAAGACCATTTTTTGAAGAGCATCCAATTCAACTCCACGAAATTCAGCTTGATACGCTTGATCAGCTGATTGCCTCTATCAAGTTGGCAAGTTCTTCGAAACATCTTTGCATGTCTATTTTTCGGGCCTTCTTGGATTATGCATGGAGGTCAAAACGGATTCCGGAAGTTCCCCCGTTTCCCAAAAAAGGCGAGTATGGTATAAACGAGCCAAAAATTAAATGGCTGCCTGAAACCCGTCAAATGGCCATTATCAATGCTATCCCCGAAAAACATCGGCTTATATTCCTTTTTCTTAAATACCATATCAGGCGACCGGCGGAAGCTATGGCTTTGCATAAAACTGATTATGATCGCTTTAATAAAGCTTTTCATATTAGAAGGGGCGTGTCTGGCGGTAAACTGGTAACATCTACTAAGACACGCGCTGAGCACATCGTACCTTGTCACCGGGCAATGATTTCGGATATCGAAAGGCTTGTTGAATCAGATAAAGGCTCTCCCTTTCTCTTTGTCAACCGTGGCAAGAGATATACGGAAGGCGTTTTAAGCCGAATATGGGCCAAGGCTTGCGTGGAAGTAGGGGAGAACATCGGGCTTTATGCCGGTCTTAAACATTCAAGCATGAGTCAGTTTGTCAACGAAAAGCACCTGGGACTTGCCGAGGTGCAGATGATTAGCCAGCATGCAAAAATTGAATCGGTCTATAAATATGTGTCCGTGGACTTGAACCGTCAGCGGGAGTTAATGGAAACCGATGTTTCCAAATTGTTTCCGGAAAAGAAAAGGGGCTCCAAATAG
- the coaBC gene encoding bifunctional phosphopantothenoylcysteine decarboxylase/phosphopantothenate--cysteine ligase CoaBC has translation MSGLQGKRILFGVTGSIAAYKAAFWVRELIKEEALVSVVTTGTAEQFVAPLTFAALSGNQVHRDMFAADPEGVMAHIDLSREADLLLVAPATAQTIAKLACGMADNLLTTAVLAAKVPVVICPAMNTAMYTHQATQGNLRRLRELGYHIVEPGCGEMACGETGDGRLAEWECARETLLSVLQPRDLVGRKLLITAGPTREPLDPVRFLSNRSSGKMGYALARTARRRGASVVLVSGPVSLAPPPGVELVKVTTAEDMASAVLSRSSEMDIIIKSAAVADFKPVSCESLKIKKSPQGLHLDLVKNIDILFELGKQKTPGQLLIGFAAESHNHVEEGQRKLREKNLDMIVVNDILGSRTGFDVETNQVTLINRGGSQELPLLSKEETANRILDAVLALCT, from the coding sequence ATGTCAGGCCTACAGGGCAAACGCATTCTTTTCGGGGTGACCGGATCCATAGCCGCTTACAAGGCGGCTTTTTGGGTGCGTGAACTGATCAAGGAGGAGGCGCTGGTGAGTGTGGTAACGACTGGAACAGCGGAACAGTTTGTTGCCCCGCTGACCTTTGCCGCATTGTCCGGCAACCAGGTGCATCGGGATATGTTTGCCGCCGATCCCGAGGGGGTGATGGCCCATATCGACCTTTCCCGCGAAGCCGATCTGTTGCTCGTTGCCCCGGCCACCGCGCAGACCATTGCAAAGCTCGCCTGCGGCATGGCCGACAACCTGTTGACCACCGCCGTCCTCGCGGCAAAGGTTCCGGTGGTGATCTGCCCGGCCATGAATACGGCGATGTACACCCATCAGGCAACCCAAGGCAACCTTCGTCGTTTACGAGAGCTGGGCTATCACATTGTTGAGCCCGGTTGCGGTGAGATGGCCTGCGGTGAAACGGGCGACGGGCGGTTGGCCGAGTGGGAGTGCGCGCGGGAAACCCTGCTGAGCGTGCTTCAGCCGAGAGATCTGGTCGGCAGGAAGCTGCTGATCACTGCCGGGCCGACTCGGGAGCCTCTCGACCCGGTCCGTTTTCTCAGCAACCGTTCAAGCGGCAAGATGGGCTATGCCCTGGCGCGGACCGCCCGCCGGCGGGGGGCGAGCGTCGTCCTGGTTTCCGGTCCGGTTTCCCTTGCACCGCCGCCAGGGGTGGAACTGGTGAAGGTGACCACCGCAGAGGATATGGCGTCGGCCGTGCTCTCCCGCAGTTCTGAGATGGATATTATCATCAAGTCCGCGGCTGTGGCCGATTTCAAGCCGGTGAGCTGTGAGTCGCTGAAGATCAAGAAGAGTCCCCAGGGGCTGCACCTTGATCTGGTGAAAAATATCGATATCCTGTTTGAGTTGGGCAAACAAAAAACACCCGGTCAGCTCTTGATCGGATTCGCCGCGGAAAGCCACAACCATGTCGAGGAAGGCCAGCGCAAGCTGAGGGAGAAGAACCTGGACATGATCGTGGTCAACGATATCCTCGGCAGTCGGACCGGCTTTGATGTGGAAACCAACCAGGTCACCCTCATCAATCGCGGAGGTAGTCAGGAGCTTCCGCTGCTCAGCAAGGAAGAGACCGCAAACCGCATTCTGGATGCGGTGCTTGCTCTTTGTACGTGA
- a CDS encoding DUF615 domain-containing protein — MQISRSEQKRRFKEVEQLVGELVKLPAQALGTLEGLDEIRDLLVEAAAMEGSIRQRQVKYLTKFVAAMPLEPLYALVGQYRGKKLTEKKRQRTIEFFRDALINEALEVQQELDEYNEELTEDWESEIVDELQAEFPEIDAMTLTRLSALFARTRNPRHSREIFRYLKSMQELRQRNRDM, encoded by the coding sequence ATGCAGATAAGCCGTTCCGAGCAAAAAAGACGTTTTAAAGAAGTCGAGCAGTTGGTGGGCGAACTGGTGAAGTTGCCCGCCCAGGCTCTGGGAACCCTGGAGGGACTCGATGAAATTCGCGACCTGCTGGTGGAGGCCGCGGCGATGGAGGGCTCGATTCGCCAGCGGCAGGTGAAGTATCTCACCAAGTTCGTTGCAGCCATGCCCCTTGAACCGCTCTACGCACTGGTCGGTCAGTACCGGGGCAAAAAGCTGACCGAGAAAAAGCGGCAGCGCACCATCGAGTTTTTTCGCGATGCCCTGATCAACGAGGCCCTGGAGGTGCAGCAGGAGCTGGATGAGTATAACGAGGAGCTGACCGAGGACTGGGAGAGCGAAATCGTCGACGAACTGCAGGCGGAATTTCCGGAGATCGATGCCATGACCCTCACACGCCTCTCCGCTCTGTTTGCCCGCACGAGAAATCCCCGCCACAGCCGGGAGATATTTCGCTACCTCAAATCCATGCAGGAGTTGAGGCAGCGAAACCGCGATATGTAA
- a CDS encoding NAD(P)/FAD-dependent oxidoreductase: protein MSGQLYDVVIIGVGPAGIQAAIHASRKKTSVLVLGRIENSALYGAHIENYAFVAGITQGADLLNTGLMQAQSFGAEWSPEDVLKVGQEGDLFELELESGRSVQARAMIFSMGVSKKKLGVPGEKDLTGRGVSYCVDCDANFYRGATVTVTGDRSAAVDGALTLLDYAAKVYLVAEDLNVSQELLDRLTASKVEWIKSSVEQIEGDRVVTSLKLVDGSSMETEGIFIELGSKGALELATQVGVQLDNETFKYIQANRKQETNIPGIYAAGDIVGPPYQMAKAVGEGCVAGMEAATYARKLKKAGE from the coding sequence ATGTCTGGACAGTTGTATGACGTGGTCATTATCGGAGTTGGCCCGGCGGGTATTCAGGCCGCCATCCACGCCTCCCGAAAAAAGACCTCCGTACTGGTCCTCGGTCGTATTGAAAATTCCGCCCTCTATGGGGCTCATATCGAAAACTATGCCTTTGTCGCCGGCATTACCCAGGGAGCGGACCTGCTCAACACCGGTTTGATGCAGGCACAATCCTTTGGCGCCGAATGGTCGCCGGAGGATGTCTTGAAGGTGGGCCAGGAGGGGGATCTTTTTGAACTGGAGTTGGAGAGCGGCCGCAGCGTGCAGGCGCGGGCGATGATCTTCTCCATGGGCGTCTCCAAGAAAAAACTCGGGGTGCCCGGGGAAAAGGATCTGACCGGCCGAGGCGTCTCCTACTGTGTTGACTGCGATGCCAACTTCTACCGTGGCGCCACCGTCACTGTCACCGGCGACCGGAGTGCCGCCGTCGATGGTGCACTGACCCTTCTTGATTATGCGGCCAAAGTCTATCTGGTGGCCGAGGATTTGAATGTCTCCCAGGAGCTGTTGGACCGGCTGACGGCAAGCAAGGTGGAGTGGATCAAAAGCTCGGTTGAACAAATCGAAGGAGATCGGGTGGTCACCTCACTCAAGCTCGTTGACGGTTCGAGCATGGAGACCGAAGGGATCTTCATCGAACTCGGTTCCAAGGGAGCGCTGGAGCTGGCCACGCAGGTCGGGGTCCAACTCGACAACGAAACCTTTAAATATATCCAGGCGAACCGGAAACAGGAAACCAACATCCCCGGCATCTATGCCGCCGGCGATATCGTCGGCCCCCCTTACCAGATGGCCAAGGCCGTGGGCGAAGGCTGCGTTGCCGGCATGGAAGCCGCCACCTATGCCCGCAAACTGAAAAAGGCAGGAGAGTGA
- the tolQ gene encoding protein TolQ: protein MDLSILKIMMHAGIMGKLIMGILLIFSIGSWSIVIMKFIMCRRAQNASLDFLDAFWDSKTLNEAYEAAKEYSLSPEATVFVAGYTELKKISAARSTGQTPPTLEGQLATMENLKRAVRKAQVLESDRLASSLGVLATTGSATPFIGLFGTVWGIMASFQNIGERGSASLAVVAPGISEALIATAAGLAVAIPAVIFYNYFSNRVAEFESNVESFSTDFINLIERDILTRG from the coding sequence GTGGATTTATCTATTCTCAAAATAATGATGCATGCCGGGATAATGGGCAAGCTGATCATGGGGATCCTGCTCATTTTCTCCATCGGCTCCTGGTCCATCGTGATCATGAAGTTTATTATGTGCCGACGGGCGCAGAATGCCTCGCTGGATTTTCTTGACGCCTTTTGGGACAGCAAAACCCTCAACGAGGCCTATGAGGCGGCGAAGGAATATTCCCTGAGCCCCGAGGCCACGGTGTTTGTCGCCGGGTATACCGAACTCAAGAAGATCTCCGCCGCGCGCAGCACCGGGCAAACGCCGCCGACCCTGGAAGGGCAGTTGGCCACCATGGAGAATCTCAAGCGGGCGGTACGCAAGGCACAGGTCCTGGAGTCCGACCGGCTGGCGAGCTCGCTGGGCGTCCTCGCCACCACCGGCAGCGCTACCCCCTTTATCGGACTGTTTGGAACGGTCTGGGGTATCATGGCCTCGTTTCAGAATATCGGCGAGCGCGGTTCCGCATCGCTTGCGGTCGTCGCCCCGGGTATCTCCGAGGCGCTGATCGCCACAGCGGCCGGTCTGGCGGTCGCCATCCCCGCGGTTATTTTCTACAACTATTTTTCCAACCGGGTTGCTGAGTTCGAGTCCAATGTCGAGAGCTTCAGTACCGATTTCATCAACCTGATCGAGCGTGATATCCTTACCAGGGGCTGA
- the tolR gene encoding protein TolR produces MGPIGNRQGGRRVMADINVTPLVDVMLVLLIIFMVTAPMMTQGLEVELPEATTKALEQQEEPLVVTITKEGEVFLKKEKMTPELLQERLSAMPAEVKKEGIFLRADKSIAYGVVTSTMADIHAAGFDKLGMITVPAEKEK; encoded by the coding sequence ATGGGACCGATAGGAAACAGACAGGGCGGCCGGAGGGTTATGGCGGATATCAACGTGACCCCGTTGGTCGACGTCATGCTTGTTCTGCTGATCATCTTCATGGTCACCGCGCCGATGATGACCCAGGGGCTTGAGGTGGAATTGCCCGAGGCGACCACCAAGGCCCTGGAGCAGCAGGAGGAACCCCTGGTGGTCACCATCACCAAAGAGGGGGAGGTCTTTCTCAAAAAGGAGAAGATGACACCGGAACTGCTCCAGGAACGGCTTTCGGCCATGCCTGCGGAAGTGAAAAAGGAAGGGATCTTCCTGCGGGCGGATAAGAGTATTGCCTACGGCGTGGTCACCTCGACCATGGCCGATATTCATGCTGCCGGTTTCGACAAGCTGGGGATGATCACCGTCCCTGCTGAAAAAGAGAAGTAA